In Streptomyces sp. NBC_01426, one genomic interval encodes:
- a CDS encoding ABC transporter substrate-binding protein yields MSRSRTVLRSLIPLALLAPLAACGGSPGGNGSDAGATAAAGKAPGFPYTVTNCGVSTTYQAPPRRAVTMNQHVTEIMLALGLEEKLVGTAYLDDAILPAYRPAYDKIKVLAEEYPSKEVLLNANPDFVYGGYSSAFDKAQGRDRRGLAASGINSRLSVEYCGTGPVRLEQLKTEITEVARTFGVPERGAALIEDQQRRIAAVTARVKDKPRPSVFAYDSGEASASTSGGAGIGNEIVSLAGGTNVFADLDDTFGDVSWEKVIERKPDVILIYDYAGTTVEAKKQRLLNDPALAQVPAIKNKRFVVLPLSTAVLGVRVADATESLGRQLHPDAA; encoded by the coding sequence ATGTCGCGCTCGCGCACCGTTCTGCGCTCCCTCATACCCCTCGCGCTGTTGGCGCCCCTGGCCGCCTGCGGGGGTTCGCCGGGCGGGAACGGGTCGGACGCGGGCGCCACCGCGGCCGCCGGGAAGGCGCCCGGGTTCCCGTACACCGTCACCAACTGTGGTGTCAGCACCACCTACCAGGCTCCGCCCCGTCGCGCGGTCACCATGAACCAGCACGTCACCGAGATCATGCTGGCTTTGGGGCTGGAGGAGAAGCTCGTCGGCACCGCCTACCTGGACGACGCGATCCTGCCTGCCTACCGACCCGCCTACGACAAGATCAAGGTGCTGGCCGAGGAGTACCCCTCCAAGGAGGTGCTCCTCAACGCCAACCCCGACTTCGTGTACGGCGGCTATTCCAGCGCCTTCGACAAGGCGCAGGGACGTGACCGCCGGGGACTGGCCGCGTCCGGCATCAACTCACGGCTCAGCGTGGAGTACTGCGGCACCGGTCCGGTGAGACTGGAGCAGCTCAAGACCGAGATCACCGAAGTGGCACGCACCTTCGGCGTGCCGGAGCGCGGTGCCGCGCTCATCGAGGACCAGCAGCGGCGCATCGCCGCCGTCACCGCACGGGTCAAGGACAAGCCCAGGCCGAGCGTCTTCGCCTACGACTCGGGCGAGGCCTCCGCCTCGACCTCGGGGGGCGCCGGCATCGGCAACGAGATCGTCTCCCTCGCCGGCGGGACGAACGTGTTCGCCGACCTCGACGACACCTTCGGTGACGTCTCCTGGGAGAAGGTCATCGAACGCAAGCCCGACGTCATCCTGATCTACGACTACGCGGGCACCACGGTCGAGGCCAAGAAGCAGCGCCTGTTGAACGACCCGGCTCTCGCGCAGGTTCCCGCGATCAAGAACAAGCGGTTCGTGGTGCTCCCGCTGTCCACGGCCGTCCTCGGCGTGCGCGTCGCCGACGCCACCGAGTCCCTGGGGCGCCAACTGCACCCCGACGCCGCGTGA
- a CDS encoding tRNA(His) guanylyltransferase Thg1 family protein, with translation MADGTALGERMKRYEAVHRAVLPRRTYTLLRVDGRAFHTYIRGANRPYDEAFMADMDAVAEALCAEIAGARFSYTQSDEVSVLYTDFGGAGTEPWFGGVVAKQLSVAASLATAVLNERRPGRRALFDARVFTLSDPVEVANYFRWRQRDAVRNSIGMAAQTHFPHERLHGVSSGGMRELLRSEAGVNWNDYPDGCKRGRIAVRRSGEREVAYVDPRTGAEHTTLAVRSWWETLPAPRFSADVGDWPAGTIPALPSFSDRPA, from the coding sequence ATGGCGGACGGCACGGCATTGGGCGAGCGGATGAAGCGGTACGAGGCGGTGCACCGTGCGGTCCTGCCTCGCCGCACCTACACCTTGCTCCGGGTCGACGGCCGCGCATTCCACACCTACATACGGGGAGCGAACCGCCCGTACGACGAGGCCTTCATGGCCGACATGGACGCGGTCGCCGAGGCGCTGTGCGCGGAGATCGCCGGGGCCCGGTTCTCGTACACGCAGTCCGACGAGGTCAGCGTCCTGTACACCGACTTCGGCGGTGCGGGTACCGAGCCGTGGTTCGGCGGTGTGGTGGCGAAGCAGTTGTCCGTCGCGGCCTCGTTGGCGACGGCGGTGCTCAACGAGCGCCGCCCGGGCCGACGGGCCCTGTTCGACGCCCGCGTGTTCACCCTCTCCGATCCCGTCGAGGTCGCCAACTACTTCCGGTGGCGGCAGCGGGACGCCGTGCGCAACAGCATCGGCATGGCGGCGCAGACCCACTTCCCCCACGAGCGGCTGCACGGCGTGTCGTCCGGCGGCATGCGGGAGTTGCTGCGGTCGGAGGCGGGGGTGAACTGGAACGACTACCCCGACGGCTGCAAGCGGGGACGGATCGCGGTGCGCAGGAGCGGTGAGCGGGAGGTGGCGTACGTGGACCCGCGGACCGGCGCGGAGCACACGACCCTGGCGGTCCGCTCTTGGTGGGAAACCCTGCCGGCTCCGCGCTTCAGCGCCGATGTCGGCGACTGGCCGGCCGGCACGATCCCTGCGTTGCCGAGTTTCAGCGACCGTCCCGCCTGA
- a CDS encoding NAD(P)H-dependent amine dehydrogenase family protein: MIPTVVWGTGNVGRAAIRAVEAHPALELTAVIVHDPAKVGRDAGELAGLDGALGVVATNDIDAVLAVRPAALVYAASGDIRPDDALADITRAIAAGAAVVSPALYPLYDHRNAPPEFIDPVAAAIAEGGGSLFASGVDPGWGNDVLPLLISGLGTTVDVIRCQEIFDYSTYDQPDSVRLLVGMGQPMDHAPMMLMPSIPTMVWGGQIRLMARALGVELDEIRETSERRALDTTVTTRTMGEFEAGTQGAIRFEVQGIVEGEPRIVIEHVTRIHPSCAPDWPTPPDGVGAHRVIIEGRPRIEVTIEATDEGENRSAGGNATAVGRLVGAIDWLVAAEPGIYDALDVPLRPAVGKLGRKQP, translated from the coding sequence ATGATTCCCACGGTGGTCTGGGGTACCGGCAACGTCGGCCGCGCGGCGATCCGCGCCGTCGAGGCCCACCCGGCGCTCGAACTCACGGCAGTGATCGTCCACGACCCGGCGAAGGTCGGCCGCGACGCCGGCGAACTGGCCGGACTCGACGGGGCCTTGGGGGTGGTCGCGACGAATGACATCGACGCGGTGCTGGCCGTCCGGCCCGCCGCCCTCGTCTACGCGGCCTCCGGCGACATCCGCCCCGACGACGCCCTCGCCGACATCACCCGGGCGATCGCCGCCGGTGCGGCGGTGGTCAGCCCGGCCCTCTACCCGCTCTACGACCACCGCAACGCCCCGCCCGAGTTCATCGACCCGGTGGCGGCCGCGATCGCCGAGGGCGGCGGCTCGCTGTTCGCCTCCGGTGTCGACCCGGGCTGGGGCAACGACGTCCTCCCTCTCCTGATCAGCGGCCTCGGCACGACCGTGGACGTGATCCGCTGCCAGGAGATCTTCGACTACTCCACCTACGACCAACCGGACTCGGTCCGCCTCCTGGTCGGCATGGGACAGCCGATGGACCACGCACCGATGATGCTGATGCCCTCCATCCCCACCATGGTGTGGGGCGGGCAGATCCGGCTGATGGCCCGGGCCTTGGGCGTCGAACTCGACGAGATCCGCGAGACCTCCGAGCGCCGCGCCCTCGACACCACGGTGACCACCCGCACCATGGGCGAGTTCGAGGCCGGCACCCAGGGCGCGATCCGGTTCGAGGTCCAGGGCATCGTCGAGGGCGAACCCCGCATCGTCATCGAACACGTCACCCGCATCCACCCCTCCTGCGCCCCCGACTGGCCGACACCGCCCGACGGGGTCGGCGCCCACCGGGTGATCATCGAGGGCCGCCCCCGCATCGAGGTCACCATCGAGGCCACCGACGAGGGCGAGAACCGCTCCGCGGGCGGCAACGCCACCGCGGTCGGCCGACTGGTGGGCGCCATCGACTGGCTCGTGGCCGCCGAACCGGGAATCTACGACGCGCTCGACGTCCCGCTGCGACCCGCAGTCGGCAAACTCGGAAGGAAGCAGCCATGA
- a CDS encoding VOC family protein: protein MSVQLNHTIVHSRDNRRSAEYLADILGLEVGTEWGPFIPVETGNGVTLDFATAAPGESITPQHYAFLVSQDVFDAAYEKIKAAGTEYYADPHRRHPGEINHNDGGSGIYFPDPSGHWLELITRPYGFQG, encoded by the coding sequence ATGTCAGTACAGCTGAACCACACGATCGTCCACAGCCGTGACAACCGGCGGTCTGCGGAGTACCTCGCCGACATCCTCGGCCTGGAGGTCGGGACCGAGTGGGGTCCCTTCATTCCCGTCGAGACCGGAAACGGCGTCACCCTCGACTTCGCCACCGCCGCCCCCGGCGAGTCCATCACTCCCCAGCACTACGCGTTCCTCGTCTCCCAGGACGTGTTCGACGCGGCCTACGAGAAGATCAAGGCGGCGGGAACCGAGTACTACGCCGATCCGCACCGCAGGCACCCGGGCGAGATCAACCACAACGACGGGGGCAGCGGCATCTACTTCCCCGACCCGTCCGGGCACTGGTTGGAACTGATCACCCGCCCGTACGGCTTCCAAGGCTGA
- a CDS encoding carboxymuconolactone decarboxylase family protein — protein MRIDIPEGRHPIEHVWGDMVPGIGMAAANFSLSVYAHTTLGLREFEAARLRIAQINGCVFCLDWRTDRDGEKVEDEFADAVTEWRTTKAFDDRTRIAAEYAERYALDHHGLDEEFWERMTALYSQVEIVELSMSIGSWLAFGRLNHVLGLDSVCMLPGS, from the coding sequence ATGAGAATCGACATCCCCGAGGGCCGGCACCCCATCGAACACGTCTGGGGCGACATGGTCCCCGGCATCGGGATGGCGGCGGCGAACTTCTCCCTGTCCGTGTATGCCCACACCACCCTGGGACTGCGCGAGTTCGAGGCCGCCCGGCTGCGCATCGCGCAGATCAACGGGTGCGTGTTCTGCCTCGACTGGCGCACCGACCGCGACGGGGAGAAGGTCGAGGACGAGTTCGCCGACGCGGTCACCGAATGGCGGACCACCAAGGCCTTCGACGACCGCACACGGATCGCCGCCGAGTACGCGGAGCGGTACGCCCTGGACCACCACGGCCTCGACGAGGAGTTCTGGGAGCGGATGACCGCGCTCTACAGCCAGGTCGAGATCGTGGAGCTGAGCATGAGCATCGGCTCCTGGCTGGCCTTCGGCCGGCTCAACCACGTGCTGGGACTCGACAGCGTCTGCATGCTGCCGGGGAGTTGA
- a CDS encoding aldo/keto reductase has product MTSETIDAAAAGTWWLGDLTVNRIGFGAMRLTHLADGSPSDRDRVTGVLRKAVELGVNHIDTAAFYFSPLRSANELINRALAPYGDELVITTKVGPGRDADGNWWWAEPDQLRGQVEENLRQLGRDHLDVVNLRVPRRESTGSIAEHFGALAELRTAGLIRHLGISNARPDHLAQARAIAPVVCVQNPYGIGSPAEDHAFLDACGEQGVAFVPFFAIAGAGREAGVVETDGPRVLALAAEHGVSTAQLRLAWTLSRGAHVLAIPGTGNPDHLVENVAVGSLRLSPAEIALLEAP; this is encoded by the coding sequence ATGACCTCTGAAACGATCGATGCGGCTGCGGCCGGAACCTGGTGGCTGGGCGATCTGACCGTCAACCGGATCGGCTTCGGCGCGATGCGCCTCACCCACCTCGCCGACGGTTCCCCGAGCGACCGCGACCGGGTCACGGGCGTGCTGCGCAAGGCCGTGGAGCTCGGGGTGAACCACATCGACACCGCGGCCTTCTACTTCTCCCCGCTGCGTTCGGCGAACGAGCTCATCAACCGGGCGCTCGCCCCGTACGGCGACGAGTTGGTCATCACCACCAAGGTGGGCCCCGGCCGCGACGCCGACGGGAACTGGTGGTGGGCGGAGCCCGACCAGTTGCGCGGCCAGGTCGAGGAGAACCTGCGCCAGTTGGGCCGCGACCACCTCGACGTGGTCAATCTGCGCGTGCCCCGGCGCGAGAGCACCGGTTCGATCGCCGAGCACTTCGGGGCCCTCGCCGAACTCCGCACGGCCGGGCTGATCCGCCACCTCGGGATCTCCAACGCGCGCCCCGACCACCTCGCGCAGGCGCGGGCCATCGCGCCCGTGGTCTGCGTGCAGAACCCGTACGGGATCGGTTCCCCGGCCGAGGACCACGCCTTCCTGGACGCGTGCGGCGAGCAGGGCGTGGCCTTCGTGCCGTTCTTCGCGATCGCCGGCGCGGGCCGGGAGGCGGGGGTCGTGGAGACCGACGGGCCGCGGGTGCTCGCGCTCGCCGCGGAGCACGGGGTCTCCACGGCCCAGCTCCGCCTGGCGTGGACGCTGAGCCGGGGCGCCCACGTGCTGGCGATCCCGGGTACCGGGAACCCGGATCACCTGGTCGAGAACGTCGCCGTCGGGTCGCTGCGCCTGTCGCCGGCGGAGATCGCCCTGCTCGAAGCACCGTAA
- a CDS encoding glycoside hydrolase family 18 protein — protein sequence MRFSTLGRLTVAACSLSLLAAFAPSAAAQADGGGHDRSYRKVGYFTQWGVYGRDFQVQDLEASGTAGKLTHINYAFGNISPEGKCFTGNVPGEADAWADYARPLDAANSVDGVADDDRQPLAGNFNQLRELKARHPGLKVLISLGGWSWSTNFSDAALTPASRKALVRSCIDLYIKGNLPQDGVRGGQGAAAGVFDGIDLDWEWPGSAGDTDTKYRPEDKRNFTELIKEFRTQLDAYGRGQKQKRTYELTAFVPTAPAKIDAGFDVPRIMRDLDFVTLQGYDFHVSGEKNTAQQSALYARNDFSVDGTVDAWLRRGAPARKLVMGMPFYGQGWTGVSGGGDGLGQPATGPAPAAWAAGYADYKELRRLADSGTFTLHRDRRGGHAWLFDGTTLWTYDDPQVLRTKTRYVRDNGLGGAMFWSLDADTADGELITAVDRGLRGR from the coding sequence ATGCGCTTCAGCACGCTCGGCAGGCTGACCGTCGCCGCCTGCTCCCTCTCCCTGCTGGCCGCCTTCGCGCCGTCCGCCGCCGCGCAGGCCGATGGCGGCGGCCACGACCGCTCGTACCGGAAGGTCGGGTACTTCACCCAATGGGGCGTCTACGGGCGGGACTTCCAGGTCCAGGACCTTGAGGCCAGCGGCACGGCCGGCAAGCTCACCCACATCAACTACGCCTTCGGCAACATCAGTCCCGAGGGCAAGTGCTTCACGGGCAACGTCCCCGGCGAGGCCGACGCGTGGGCCGACTACGCGCGCCCGCTCGACGCAGCGAACTCCGTCGACGGGGTGGCCGACGACGACCGTCAGCCCCTGGCCGGCAACTTCAATCAGCTGCGCGAGTTGAAGGCCCGGCACCCGGGACTCAAGGTGCTGATCTCCCTGGGCGGTTGGAGCTGGTCGACGAACTTCTCGGACGCCGCGCTCACCCCCGCCTCGCGCAAGGCCCTCGTCCGGTCCTGCATCGACCTCTACATCAAGGGGAACCTGCCGCAGGACGGCGTCCGAGGCGGTCAGGGCGCGGCCGCCGGGGTCTTCGACGGGATCGACCTCGACTGGGAATGGCCCGGCTCGGCCGGCGACACGGACACGAAGTACCGGCCGGAGGACAAGCGCAACTTCACCGAGCTGATCAAGGAGTTCCGTACGCAGCTCGACGCGTACGGCCGGGGGCAGAAGCAGAAGCGGACGTACGAGCTGACCGCCTTCGTCCCGACCGCGCCCGCCAAGATCGACGCGGGCTTCGATGTCCCCCGGATCATGCGCGACCTCGACTTCGTCACCCTCCAGGGCTACGACTTCCACGTGTCGGGTGAGAAGAACACCGCCCAGCAGTCCGCGCTGTACGCGCGGAACGACTTCAGCGTGGACGGCACCGTGGACGCCTGGCTGCGCCGCGGCGCGCCGGCGCGGAAGCTGGTGATGGGCATGCCCTTCTACGGGCAGGGCTGGACCGGCGTCAGCGGCGGCGGCGACGGCTTGGGGCAGCCCGCGACGGGCCCCGCGCCGGCCGCCTGGGCGGCGGGCTACGCGGACTACAAGGAACTGCGCCGGCTGGCCGACTCGGGGACGTTCACGCTCCACCGCGACCGACGCGGCGGCCACGCCTGGCTGTTCGACGGCACCACCCTGTGGACGTACGACGACCCGCAGGTGCTGCGCACCAAGACGCGGTACGTACGGGACAACGGCCTGGGCGGCGCGATGTTCTGGTCGCTGGACGCCGACACCGCCGACGGCGAGCTGATCACGGCCGTCGACCGGGGTCTGCGCGGCCGCTGA
- a CDS encoding GMC oxidoreductase, giving the protein MSDKSLNSKVSKGVSRRGFIAGTGSILGAMTLSFNAVPAHAKAAAAAAPIDNGAHVAALVIGTGYGGSVAALRLAQAGVDVHMIEMGMAWDTPGPDGKIFCNTLNPDKRSYWLRTRTKAPLNYFLGFPIDKDIPKYTGILDAEDFAGITVYQGRGVGGGSLVNGGMAVTPRRENFSAILPTVNADEMYNTYYPRANSGLGVGLIDPAWFDTVSCYQFARVGRKHAQRSNFPFVFVPDVYDWDYMKQEAAGTATKSALDGEILYGNNNGKKSLQKTYLAAAKATGRVSISPLHKVTTVTPTTGGGYTVVIEQLNTTGDAVATKTVTADKVFFAAGSVGTSKLLVRLKATGALPHLNGEIGKGWGDNGNVMCGRANHMWDPTGKLQATIPCGGIDNWNAGGAFAEVAPLPTGIETYASFYLSITKNPHRAEFTWNAATGTVDLNWQTAWKQPAIDMAKTIFDKINSKEGTIYRTDLFGTYKIWGDHLTYHPLGGAILDKATDNYGRLHGHPGLYVIDGALIPGNVSVNPFVTITALAERNIEKIIATDL; this is encoded by the coding sequence ATGAGTGACAAGTCCCTGAACAGCAAGGTTTCCAAGGGCGTCTCGCGCCGTGGTTTCATCGCTGGAACTGGTTCCATTTTGGGAGCCATGACCCTATCGTTCAACGCCGTTCCGGCCCATGCGAAAGCCGCCGCCGCGGCAGCACCCATCGACAACGGGGCCCACGTCGCGGCCCTCGTCATCGGCACCGGGTACGGCGGGTCCGTCGCCGCCCTGCGCCTCGCCCAGGCGGGCGTCGACGTCCACATGATCGAGATGGGCATGGCCTGGGACACCCCGGGTCCGGACGGGAAGATCTTCTGCAACACGCTGAACCCGGACAAGCGCTCGTACTGGTTGCGCACCCGGACGAAAGCCCCGTTGAACTACTTCCTCGGCTTCCCCATCGACAAGGACATCCCCAAGTACACGGGCATCCTGGACGCCGAGGACTTCGCGGGGATCACCGTCTACCAGGGCCGCGGCGTCGGCGGCGGTTCGCTCGTCAACGGCGGCATGGCCGTCACCCCGAGGCGGGAGAACTTCAGCGCGATCCTGCCCACGGTGAACGCCGACGAGATGTACAACACCTACTATCCGCGCGCCAACTCCGGCCTCGGGGTGGGCCTCATCGACCCGGCCTGGTTCGACACGGTGAGCTGCTACCAGTTCGCCCGCGTGGGCCGCAAGCACGCCCAGCGGTCCAACTTCCCCTTCGTCTTCGTGCCCGACGTGTACGACTGGGACTACATGAAGCAGGAGGCGGCCGGCACCGCCACCAAGTCGGCGTTGGACGGCGAGATCCTCTACGGCAACAACAACGGCAAGAAGTCGCTCCAGAAGACCTACCTCGCGGCCGCCAAGGCGACCGGCAGGGTGAGCATCTCGCCGCTGCACAAGGTCACCACGGTCACCCCCACGACCGGCGGCGGCTACACGGTGGTCATCGAGCAGCTCAACACGACCGGTGACGCCGTGGCCACCAAGACCGTCACGGCCGACAAGGTGTTCTTCGCGGCCGGCAGCGTCGGCACGAGCAAGCTGCTCGTGCGACTGAAGGCGACGGGCGCCCTGCCCCACCTGAACGGCGAGATCGGCAAGGGCTGGGGGGACAACGGCAACGTCATGTGCGGGCGGGCCAACCACATGTGGGACCCCACGGGCAAGCTCCAGGCGACGATCCCCTGCGGCGGCATCGACAACTGGAACGCGGGCGGGGCCTTCGCCGAGGTGGCGCCGCTGCCGACCGGGATCGAGACGTACGCGTCGTTCTACCTGTCGATCACCAAGAACCCCCACCGCGCCGAGTTCACCTGGAACGCGGCGACGGGCACGGTCGACCTGAACTGGCAGACGGCCTGGAAGCAGCCGGCCATCGACATGGCCAAGACCATCTTCGACAAGATCAACTCGAAGGAGGGGACGATCTACCGGACCGATCTCTTCGGGACGTACAAGATCTGGGGCGACCACCTCACCTACCACCCGCTCGGCGGCGCGATCCTGGACAAGGCCACCGACAACTACGGTCGCCTGCACGGACATCCGGGCCTGTACGTGATCGACGGGGCCCTGATCCCCGGCAACGTCAGCGTCAATCCGTTCGTCACCATCACGGCGCTCGCGGAGCGGAACATAGAGAAGATCATCGCGACCGACCTGTAG
- a CDS encoding FecCD family ABC transporter permease: MSRRRTPVVLVLLAAALVASAVAGLALGAVRMAPGQVIDVLLAGPEPGPGAGAAGAIVWDVRMPRLLLGAVVGAGLAVAGTVLQALVRNQLADPFLLGASSGASAGAVLVIVLGAGALDFAGGAAVPVAAFAGSMGALVAVYAMARRGGTMTTGRLILAGVAVQYVLSALTSLVLVLAAHPDQIRTVLFWTLGGLGGARWDELALPSIALLLGTGLLLALARPLDLLLAGEEGAHTLGLDTARFRAAVFVLASLVIGVLVAYSGAIGFVGLMVPHAARMVVGAGHRALLPVAALGGAVFLTLADLVARTAAAPEEIPVGVVTALVGGPFFLWMLRRATRTEGVAG; encoded by the coding sequence GTGAGCCGGCGCCGCACCCCGGTCGTCCTCGTCCTGCTCGCCGCCGCCCTGGTCGCCTCCGCCGTCGCGGGCCTCGCGCTGGGCGCGGTACGCATGGCCCCCGGCCAGGTGATCGACGTCCTTCTCGCCGGACCCGAGCCCGGACCCGGCGCCGGCGCGGCCGGCGCCATCGTGTGGGACGTACGGATGCCCCGCCTCCTGCTCGGCGCGGTCGTCGGCGCCGGGCTCGCCGTGGCCGGAACCGTGTTGCAGGCCCTCGTACGCAACCAACTCGCCGACCCCTTCCTCCTCGGCGCCTCCTCCGGCGCGTCGGCGGGAGCCGTACTGGTCATCGTCCTGGGCGCCGGAGCCCTCGACTTCGCGGGCGGGGCGGCGGTGCCGGTCGCCGCGTTCGCGGGATCCATGGGCGCGCTCGTCGCCGTCTACGCGATGGCCCGGCGCGGCGGCACCATGACCACCGGCCGGCTGATCCTGGCCGGGGTCGCCGTCCAATACGTGTTGTCCGCCCTCACCAGCCTGGTCCTGGTGCTGGCCGCGCACCCCGATCAGATCCGTACCGTCCTCTTCTGGACCCTCGGCGGCCTCGGCGGTGCCCGCTGGGACGAACTGGCCCTGCCCTCGATCGCACTGCTCCTCGGTACCGGCCTGCTGCTCGCCCTCGCACGCCCCCTGGACCTGCTGCTCGCGGGGGAGGAGGGCGCGCACACCCTCGGACTCGACACCGCGCGGTTCCGGGCGGCGGTCTTCGTCCTCGCCTCGCTCGTCATCGGTGTGCTGGTCGCCTACAGCGGCGCCATCGGTTTCGTCGGCCTGATGGTGCCGCACGCCGCCCGCATGGTGGTGGGCGCCGGACACCGGGCGCTGCTGCCGGTGGCCGCGCTGGGCGGCGCCGTGTTCCTGACCCTGGCGGACCTGGTCGCGCGGACCGCGGCGGCGCCCGAGGAGATACCGGTCGGCGTGGTCACCGCGCTGGTCGGCGGGCCGTTCTTCCTGTGGATGCTCCGCAGAGCCACTCGGACCGAGGGGGTGGCCGGATGA
- a CDS encoding PfkB family carbohydrate kinase: MLPTLHPGALTVPGRPHPTDYDVLVLGEVLVEIHADAALREAADGTPARLSYSGDALNAAAAAAAAGARTALLAVVGEDELSVPLLARATALGVDVSHVRRARRPNGAYLLSADTEGDREFVYWRTGSAGSTLSPRHIASWRGLLTGSPTLITSGITGALSPSSREAVVAAARIVHEAGGHLSYDPNHRPRLTGRGEARSLLALIAPLTGLLKTSCPADALALVDTDEPLLAAARYRALGARAVAVTGGADRLLLDDGSGPVFHPVPVNAAPVDATGAGDCFTGTVTARLALGDTLADAVSYGLAAASLSVSGRGGTGRVPTFAETAALAAAHRGRARSD, translated from the coding sequence GTGCTGCCCACGCTGCACCCCGGAGCGCTGACCGTGCCCGGACGGCCGCACCCGACGGACTACGACGTCCTCGTCCTCGGCGAGGTCCTCGTCGAGATCCACGCCGACGCAGCCCTGCGCGAGGCCGCCGACGGAACCCCCGCCCGCCTCTCCTACTCGGGCGACGCGCTGAACGCCGCCGCGGCGGCGGCGGCAGCCGGAGCCCGGACCGCCCTGCTGGCCGTGGTCGGCGAGGACGAGCTGAGCGTGCCGCTGCTGGCCCGCGCCACCGCCCTCGGCGTGGACGTCTCCCACGTGCGCCGCGCCCGGCGCCCCAACGGCGCCTACCTGCTCTCCGCGGACACCGAGGGCGACCGGGAGTTCGTCTACTGGCGCACCGGCAGCGCCGGCTCCACCCTCTCGCCCCGGCACATCGCCTCCTGGCGGGGGCTGCTGACCGGCTCCCCGACCCTGATCACCAGCGGCATCACCGGCGCCCTGTCACCGAGCAGCCGTGAGGCGGTGGTGGCCGCCGCCCGGATCGTGCACGAGGCGGGCGGGCACCTCTCCTACGACCCCAACCACCGCCCCCGCCTGACCGGTCGGGGCGAGGCCCGCTCCCTGCTGGCCCTGATCGCCCCGCTGACCGGGCTGCTCAAGACCTCCTGCCCGGCCGACGCGCTCGCGCTGGTGGACACCGATGAACCGCTCCTCGCGGCGGCCCGCTACCGGGCACTCGGCGCCCGCGCCGTCGCCGTCACCGGGGGCGCCGACCGGCTGCTGCTGGACGACGGGTCGGGGCCCGTGTTCCATCCGGTGCCCGTCAACGCCGCGCCCGTCGACGCGACGGGCGCGGGCGACTGCTTCACCGGTACCGTCACCGCCCGGCTCGCGCTGGGCGACACCCTCGCGGACGCCGTGTCGTACGGGCTGGCCGCGGCCTCCCTGTCCGTGTCCGGCCGAGGCGGCACCGGACGCGTCCCCACCTTCGCCGAGACGGCGGCCCTGGCCGCGGCCCACCGGGGGAGGGCCCGCTCCGACTGA
- a CDS encoding ABC transporter ATP-binding protein, which produces MNPPAGHPAELGVEDVGYEVDGRALLHGVDLTARPGETVGVVGPNGSGKTTLLRCVYGTLRPTSGRVLLDGADAASMGVKDRARRVAVVPQDASGTFGLTVREVVAMGRSPHKRFWEQDGPDDARRVAEALETVGAAGFAARRFDELSGGERQRALVARALVQDPGLLALDEPTNHLDIRYQLEILTLVRALPATGLLVLHDLNLAASFCDRLYVLAAGRVVASGTPGEVLTEELLAQVYGVRTRVGPHPTTGGPSIQYLPPDVRRTVG; this is translated from the coding sequence ATGAACCCGCCGGCAGGACACCCGGCCGAACTCGGCGTCGAGGACGTGGGCTACGAGGTCGACGGCCGTGCCCTGCTGCACGGAGTCGACCTCACCGCCCGACCCGGCGAGACCGTCGGCGTGGTCGGCCCCAACGGCAGCGGCAAGACCACCCTGCTGCGCTGCGTGTACGGCACCCTGCGGCCCACCTCCGGCCGGGTGCTGCTGGACGGCGCCGACGCGGCGTCCATGGGCGTCAAGGACCGGGCCCGACGGGTGGCGGTGGTGCCACAGGACGCCTCCGGAACGTTCGGGTTGACGGTCCGCGAGGTCGTCGCCATGGGCCGTAGCCCCCACAAGCGGTTCTGGGAGCAGGACGGCCCCGACGACGCCCGACGCGTCGCCGAGGCCCTGGAGACCGTCGGAGCGGCCGGCTTCGCCGCACGCCGGTTCGACGAACTCTCCGGCGGCGAACGCCAACGCGCCCTGGTGGCCCGCGCGCTCGTCCAGGACCCTGGCCTGCTGGCCCTCGACGAACCGACCAACCATCTGGACATCCGCTACCAGCTGGAGATCCTGACCTTGGTCCGCGCCCTGCCGGCGACCGGCCTGCTCGTCCTGCACGACCTCAACCTGGCGGCGTCCTTCTGTGACCGGCTGTACGTGCTGGCGGCCGGCCGGGTGGTCGCCTCGGGAACCCCCGGCGAGGTGCTCACCGAGGAGCTGCTGGCGCAGGTGTACGGGGTGCGCACCCGGGTCGGCCCGCACCCGACGACGGGCGGCCCGAGCATCCAGTACCTGCCGCCGGACGTACGACGGACGGTCGGCTGA